One genomic segment of Rhodothermales bacterium includes these proteins:
- a CDS encoding glycoside hydrolase family 2 TIM barrel-domain containing protein, whose translation MSSLPSAAPLVPALCCLLALLPLAACDAPPPTPQGGALPDTSEAGPVKVELRDDDGRYQLYVDGEPFYINGAGLEFGDVERLAAHGANSFRTWRTDNGEATGREVLDRAHANGLLVTMGLEIAREREGQGRGVFGFDYDDSTAVAAQLERVRAEVMQYKDHPALLIWGIGNELNLGAENPAVWDAVNEISEMIHEIDPNHLTTTMLAGIGPELVDDIKARAPDLDLLSIQMYADIENLPQRLDDAGWDGPYMVTEWGATGHWEVEKTPWGAPIENNSSVKADLYRSRYETAIASDTTHGLGSYVFLWGQKQERTPTWYGLFLPTGEETETVDVMESLWTGEMPDNRTPRLESATLDGRTADDGITLSPRQSVPARVVSTDADGDALRYAWEVREEQTDLSEGGDDESVPALIPDVIDAPDSAEITVTAPDEPGAYRLFVYVYDGQGHAAHANIPFYVE comes from the coding sequence ATGTCCTCTCTCCCCTCCGCCGCACCGCTCGTCCCGGCACTGTGCTGCCTGCTCGCACTCCTCCCCCTCGCCGCCTGCGACGCTCCGCCGCCGACCCCGCAGGGCGGCGCGCTTCCCGACACGTCCGAGGCCGGCCCCGTAAAGGTCGAGCTACGCGACGACGACGGCCGCTACCAGCTCTACGTCGACGGCGAGCCGTTTTACATCAACGGCGCCGGGCTGGAGTTCGGCGACGTCGAGCGGCTGGCCGCGCACGGCGCGAACTCGTTCCGCACGTGGCGGACCGACAACGGCGAAGCCACCGGGCGGGAAGTGCTCGACCGCGCGCACGCGAACGGCCTCCTCGTCACGATGGGGCTCGAGATCGCCCGCGAACGCGAGGGGCAGGGCCGCGGCGTCTTCGGCTTCGACTACGACGACTCGACGGCCGTGGCCGCCCAACTCGAACGCGTCCGCGCCGAGGTGATGCAATACAAGGACCACCCGGCGCTCCTCATCTGGGGCATCGGCAACGAACTCAACCTCGGCGCCGAGAATCCTGCCGTGTGGGACGCAGTCAACGAGATCTCGGAGATGATCCACGAGATCGACCCGAACCACCTCACGACGACGATGCTGGCCGGGATCGGCCCTGAACTCGTCGACGATATCAAAGCGCGCGCGCCGGACCTCGACCTGCTCAGCATCCAGATGTACGCCGACATCGAGAACCTCCCGCAGCGGCTCGACGACGCGGGGTGGGACGGGCCGTACATGGTCACCGAGTGGGGCGCGACCGGCCACTGGGAGGTCGAGAAGACGCCGTGGGGCGCGCCCATCGAGAACAACAGCTCGGTCAAGGCCGACCTCTACCGCTCGCGCTACGAGACGGCGATCGCCTCGGACACGACGCACGGGCTGGGCTCGTACGTCTTCCTCTGGGGCCAGAAGCAAGAGCGCACCCCGACGTGGTACGGCCTGTTTCTCCCGACCGGCGAGGAGACTGAGACGGTCGACGTGATGGAGTCGCTGTGGACCGGGGAGATGCCGGACAACCGGACGCCCCGCCTCGAATCGGCCACGCTCGACGGCCGGACGGCGGATGACGGGATCACGCTCTCCCCCCGCCAGTCCGTCCCCGCTCGCGTGGTCTCGACAGACGCCGACGGCGACGCGCTCCGCTACGCATGGGAGGTCCGCGAGGAGCAGACCGACCTCAGCGAAGGCGGCGACGACGAGTCGGTGCCCGCGCTCATCCCCGACGTGATCGACGCGCCGGATTCCGCCGAGATCACCGTCACCGCTCCCGACGAGCCCGGGGCCTATCGCCTCTTCGTGTACGTGTACGACGGCCAGGGCCACGCCGCGCACGCCAACATTCCCTTCTATGTCGAGTGA
- a CDS encoding glycoside hydrolase family 16 protein — MSSSFASARALALVAVLIAFGTGCDNSVDQTFPDPLETPEGWTLVWADEFDGTELDASKWEAQLGDGCPSLCGWGNNEQQRYRAENAEVSDGFLTITARQFLTERDTVIAGSDTTVVDTTYTSARLRTKGMGDWTYGRFEIRAKLPRPEQGLWPAIWMLSTEEVYGTWPKSGEIDIMEAVGREPGEIFGTLHYGDDIPNNVFTGESFEFAAGTYADDFFVFALEWEAGEIRWYINNVLYATQNEWTTAGPPVTDDPEAPETAPFPAPFDQDFHLLLNVAVGGNLPGQPDETTLLPQQMEVDYVRVYQRAE, encoded by the coding sequence ATGTCATCCTCCTTCGCTTCTGCCCGCGCTCTCGCGCTCGTCGCTGTTCTGATCGCCTTCGGCACCGGCTGTGACAACTCGGTCGACCAGACCTTCCCGGACCCGCTGGAGACGCCGGAGGGCTGGACGCTCGTCTGGGCCGACGAGTTCGACGGGACCGAACTGGACGCGTCGAAGTGGGAGGCGCAACTCGGCGACGGCTGCCCGAGCCTCTGCGGCTGGGGGAACAACGAGCAGCAGCGATACCGGGCAGAGAACGCGGAGGTCAGCGATGGCTTTCTCACCATCACCGCGCGCCAGTTCCTCACCGAGCGAGACACGGTGATCGCTGGTTCCGACACGACGGTCGTGGACACCACCTATACCTCCGCACGCCTCCGCACGAAAGGCATGGGCGACTGGACGTACGGGCGCTTCGAGATCCGCGCGAAGCTGCCGCGGCCGGAACAGGGACTCTGGCCCGCGATCTGGATGCTCTCGACCGAAGAGGTCTATGGAACGTGGCCGAAGAGCGGCGAAATCGACATCATGGAAGCGGTCGGGCGCGAGCCCGGCGAGATCTTCGGGACGCTCCACTACGGTGATGACATCCCGAACAACGTCTTCACGGGCGAATCCTTCGAGTTCGCAGCGGGCACGTACGCCGACGACTTCTTTGTCTTCGCACTCGAATGGGAAGCCGGCGAGATCCGCTGGTACATCAACAACGTGCTCTACGCGACGCAGAACGAGTGGACCACCGCTGGGCCTCCGGTCACCGACGACCCCGAGGCCCCGGAGACCGCGCCTTTCCCAGCCCCGTTCGATCAGGACTTCCACCTGCTGCTCAACGTGGCCGTCGGGGGCAACCTGCCGGGGCAGCCGGACGAGACGACGCTCCTCCCGCAGCAGATGGAAGTCGACTACGTTCGCGTCTATCAGCGCGCGGAGTAA